A region of Candidatus Roizmanbacteria bacterium DNA encodes the following proteins:
- a CDS encoding thiolase domain-containing protein: MKNQNAIIGYYSTKFGELWDKTLDDLILNAFQGILQETKLEPSDIDAVFLGNMLGGVVEENLLLSAHISELTGIHVPVYRVEAACASGGLAFQTADEYLKSHPDSSVMVLGAEKMTDIGASEITRSLAAAASVEEQSAGLTFPGVYGLLAQMYLDTYGYSEEHLASISVKNHAHGVLNEKAHFRRYVTIDNVLESPYVAYPLKVLDSSPISDGAAAVILSNKKELISKSKAVSILASEVATDSISIAKRKKLDTLEATVIAAEKAFHHAGIDRQDVHVMEVHDCFSIAEILALEDLGFWEKGQGGKLAKEMVTSRDSGSNLIVNTSGGLKAAGHPVGGTGIKQIGEIYLQLTGQAGERQVKNPQFGLTHNVGGSGGVAVVSILGA; encoded by the coding sequence ATGAAAAATCAAAACGCAATAATCGGATACTATTCGACGAAATTCGGAGAGCTTTGGGACAAAACTCTTGACGATCTCATTCTAAATGCTTTTCAGGGAATCTTACAGGAAACCAAACTGGAGCCATCTGATATCGATGCGGTTTTTTTGGGAAACATGCTTGGGGGAGTTGTTGAAGAGAACCTTCTGCTTTCAGCACATATTTCTGAGCTTACGGGAATACATGTCCCGGTATATCGTGTTGAGGCTGCGTGTGCATCAGGAGGTTTGGCGTTCCAAACGGCTGATGAGTATCTGAAAAGTCATCCTGATTCCTCGGTGATGGTTCTCGGCGCGGAAAAAATGACGGATATCGGAGCTTCTGAGATTACAAGAAGTCTTGCTGCTGCAGCATCCGTGGAGGAACAGTCAGCCGGGCTGACGTTCCCCGGAGTCTATGGATTATTAGCCCAGATGTATCTTGATACTTACGGCTACAGTGAGGAGCATTTGGCCAGTATTTCCGTAAAAAACCATGCCCATGGAGTCCTGAATGAAAAGGCACACTTCAGAAGATACGTGACAATCGATAATGTGCTGGAAAGTCCGTATGTTGCCTATCCTTTAAAGGTTCTTGACAGTTCCCCGATCTCAGACGGTGCCGCTGCGGTGATACTTTCAAATAAAAAGGAATTGATCTCCAAATCAAAGGCAGTAAGCATTCTGGCAAGTGAGGTCGCGACTGATTCAATTTCGATTGCAAAACGGAAAAAACTGGACACACTGGAAGCAACGGTCATTGCTGCGGAAAAAGCATTTCATCATGCGGGTATAGACAGACAGGATGTGCATGTTATGGAAGTACATGACTGTTTTTCAATAGCGGAAATTTTGGCCTTGGAAGATCTCGGTTTTTGGGAAAAAGGACAGGGAGGTAAGCTGGCGAAAGAGATGGTCACCTCCCGTGATTCAGGCAGTAATCTCATCGTAAACACATCTGGAGGATTGAAAGCTGCCGGTCATCCGGTCGGAGGTACGGGTATCAAACAAATAGGAGAGATATATCTCCAGTTGACCGGACAGGCAGGAGAACGGCAGGTAAAAAATCCGCAGTTCGGCCTGACTCACAACGTCGGCGGAAGCGGAGGAGTTGCAGTAGTTAGTATTTTAGGAGCGTAA
- a CDS encoding hydroxymethylglutaryl-CoA synthase, whose amino-acid sequence MQDTKGSKRYRSGIYRIRNVSVCSQAVSTSLADWLGLSNDYLAYDTQFACKAATGALISAQALVKSGDIEYALVCASDKANARPKDTLEYSAGSGANAWLLGTKDVILEIIDWHSYSSDTPDFWRRAKADYPSHAGRFTGSPAYFRHILSSSKALLEKQNITAQDITYGVFHMPNGSFPLKAAQKLGFTREQVEKSYVVPVLGNSYSASALMGLVATLQYAKAGDTIFFASYGSGAGSDAILFKVTAAIEERRKQFREAIEKKTYIDYGTYMQYMHII is encoded by the coding sequence TTGCAGGACACGAAGGGCTCAAAAAGATATCGGAGCGGTATTTATCGGATCAGAAACGTTTCCGTATGCAGTCAAGCGGTTTCTACATCGCTTGCCGATTGGCTCGGCCTGTCGAATGATTATCTTGCGTATGATACTCAGTTTGCCTGCAAAGCGGCAACAGGAGCCCTTATTTCAGCTCAGGCTTTGGTGAAGTCGGGAGATATCGAGTATGCCCTAGTCTGTGCGTCTGATAAAGCAAATGCCCGACCGAAGGATACTCTTGAGTACTCAGCAGGATCAGGTGCAAATGCCTGGCTTCTCGGGACAAAAGATGTAATACTTGAAATTATTGACTGGCATTCATATTCTTCCGATACTCCGGATTTCTGGAGGCGTGCAAAGGCCGATTATCCTTCACATGCGGGACGTTTTACGGGATCACCGGCATACTTCAGGCACATTCTTTCATCCTCAAAAGCCCTTCTTGAAAAACAGAATATTACCGCGCAGGATATCACATACGGTGTGTTCCATATGCCAAATGGCAGTTTTCCCCTGAAGGCAGCACAGAAGCTCGGTTTTACCAGGGAGCAAGTCGAAAAGTCATATGTTGTGCCGGTACTCGGCAACTCATACTCTGCATCTGCTTTGATGGGACTTGTTGCAACGTTGCAATATGCGAAGGCAGGAGATACAATATTTTTCGCTTCATACGGCTCAGGCGCAGGTTCAGATGCAATCCTTTTTAAGGTGACGGCGGCTATTGAAGAACGAAGAAAACAGTTTAGGGAAGCAATCGAGAAAAAAACATATATTGATTACGGCACATACATGCAGTACATGCATATTATCTAA